The nucleotide window AGCAGCAGGTTCCGGACGGCCGGGCACGGACCCGGCGGGGTACGTGCGCGGTCGGCGGCCACATGCGCCCGCACCTGGTCCCACACCCTCGGGGACGGCGCCTGCAGTACGTCGCCCGGGTAGGTCAGACGGCCGGCCTCCACGACGCGTTCGTAGGCGGTGAGCCGCTCGCGGCACAGAGGGCACACGCTCAGGTGACGGGCGGCGGGAGCGCTCCACGCGGTCCGGCCGCCGTCGAGGGCGTGGACGGCGAGTTCCGCGTTCGGAATGTGGCACGGCGCCCGTTGGTCGGCCACACCGTCACCTCCTCACGGCCTGACGCGCAGGCCTAGGGACCCTGTCACCGTGCCCGCGTTCGAGGGAGCTGAGGGCCGGTCGGTGTCAGCCCCTTTACGGGCCGGGCCCCGCCCCCGGATGCAGGAGCCGGCGGCCGATGCGCGGACCGGGAGGGGTGGCAGGGGTCGTGCGGGGCGACAGGGCCGGGCGGTGGGTGTGTCCGGCGGTGGGTGCGTGTCCGGCCGGTGCCGCCGGACCGGTCGGCGGGAAATCGGCCCGCTGTTTCGCCGCATCGTTTCTGCAGCGGATCGGCTCGGCACCCCGGTGCGGCGGTCACTCCACGTGACCTCGTACGCCGTCGTCCTGGAGGCAGTTGCCGAGCCGGTGGAGGCCGCGTCTGGCGTGGCTCTTGACGGTGCCCAGCGGCCAGCCCGTGAGTTCGGCGATCTGCGTGTGCGTCAGGTCGTCGTAGAAGGCGAGGGTGAGCACGCGGCGCTGGGCGTCCGGCAGCTTGGCGAGTTCGTGGCCAAGGAGGACCCGGTCGAGCACGGCGGCCTGGGCGTCGTGGTCCGTGGGCGCGACGGACATCCTGGCCCCGGCCGCCGCGACGAGGTGCGCCCGCCGGGTGCGCGCCGACAGCGCGTCGGCGACCTTCCGGCGGGTGATGCCGACGAGCCAGGCACCCAGGGCGCCCCGGTCCGGGGCGAATCCCGCACGTCCGCGCCACGCGGCCAGGAACACCGTCTGCGTGACGTCCTCCGCCTCCCGGACGTCCCCGAGGGAGCGCTGCGCCAGGGTGTACACCAGGGCGCCCCACCGGCGGTAGAGGGCGGCCAGGCACTCCTCGTCACCCTCCGCGAACCGCGTGGCGAGCTCCTCGTCGGCCAGGTGCTCCTCCGCCGGAGCCCACAGCGGGATGTCGTCCAGGGCCTGCTCCGTGACCTGCTGTGCGGACATGATGTCTGCTCCTCGTGTGGGCTGAGCTCGGTGCATTCCGCGGGGGTACCCCTCTTCGCCCACCCCACGGGTGTCGGTCGGTCGTCGGCCGCCGGGGCGGCTCCTGCCCCCTCACCCTGCGAGAACCGAAAGCGGTGCAACAACTTGCATCGTCTCTGCATCACTTCCCGCCGGCCGAGAACTGATCGCACGTTGTCGCCCGTCCGGCGCATCCATGAGTGCCTCTGCCGAGGAAAGCGTTCAGTCAGACACATATGCGATCGCGACGAGAGGACCCGGGATGCGCTCCAGCGAGGCGAAGGACCACTCGGTGGCCGGGGCAGCCTCCGGCCCTCATCCGGAGCCCCCGCCCCCGCATTCCGAGCACACGCGCGGCTCCGCGGGCGGCGTACGCGGCTGCGCGGGCGGCACCGCGCGCCCCGGGGGCGGCCGCCCCGGTCCGGGCAGGCTCATGGAGGATCCCCGCTTCCCGCAGTCCCCGCCGGACATGGACGATCTGCACGTCATCGACAGTGATGTGTCCGCGGCCGTGGGGCGTGTCCTGGAGGACCATCTGGCCGAACGGGTGGAGCGGGCCTGTGCCCTCGACCCGGTGTTCGGCCGCGATCTGGCCGAACGCGTCGCGCGGTTCACCCTGGACGGCGGCAAGCGCATGCGTTCCCGGTTCGTGTGGTGGGCCCTGCGCGCCTGCGGTGGCGGCCCGCGCGAGGCGGAGGCCGCCCTGCGCGTCGGCGCGGCCCTCGAACTGATCCAGACCGGCGCCCTGGTCCACGACGACGTGATGGACGACGCGCGGCTGCGCCGGGGACGGCCCGCCCTGCACGTGGACGTCGCCGCCCAGTACGCCGACACCGTGCCGCAGGCGCTCGGTCCGCGGTTCGGCGAGGCCGCGGCGATCCTCGCCGGTGACCTGTCCCTGGCCTGGGCGGACGACCTCGTGGCGACCGTCGGCACGGCGCAGGTGGCCGTACGCGACCTGTGGAGCGCCATGCGCACCGAGATGGTGGCCGGGCAGTACCTGGACCTGCACGGCCAGGCCACCGCCTCCCGCTCCCTGGCCCGCGCGATCCGTGCCGCCTGCCTCAAGAGCGCCCTGTACTCCGTGGAGCGTCCGCTGGCGCTCGGCGCCGCGCTCGCCGGAGCGGACCCCGCGCGCGGCGAGGCGCTGTGCGCGGCGGGCCGGCGCGTCGGCATCGCCTTCCAGCTGCGCGACGACCTGGCCGACGTCTTCGGCGACCCCCGGCGCACCGGCAAACCCGTGGGCGGCGACATCCGCGCGGGCAAGCCCACCTATCTGGTCGCCCTGGCGCAGGCCCGGGCCGAGGCGACCGGGGACCGGCACGGCCTGGCCGTGCTGCGGCGGTCGCTCGGCCGCGCCGACCTGTCCGACAGCCGTCTGGAGGAGGTCCGTGACGTGCTGGTCACGACCGGCGCCCGCGCCGTCGTCGAAGCAAGGATCGAACGGCTGGTCACCCAGGGCATGCGCCACCTGCAGTCCGTCCCGCTGGAGCCGGAGGGCCGGCAGCGGCTGCGCGACCTGCTGCACGCCACGGCCGGCACGACCCCCGCCACCCCGTCGTCCGCGGCGGCCGCACCGGTGGCACCCGCCGGGGCCCCACCGGGCGAGGCCCCACCGCCCGGGACGCAGGACGACGGCACGCACACCTCGTTCCTGCTCGCCGCGGGTGCCGAGGGGGCTGTCCGATGACCAGGAACATCCCCGGACGTACGGACCATGTCGTGGTGGTCGGCGCCGGGCTCTCCGGTCTCGCCGCCGCCCTGCACCTGCTCGGCGCGGGCCGCCGGGTCACCGTCGTGGAACGCGACGACCTGCCCGGGGGCCGCGCCGGACGCCTGGAGCGCGGCGGCTACCGCATGGACACCGGCCCCACCGTGCTGACCATGCCCGACCTGGCCGACGAGGCCTTCGCCGCGGTGGGCGGGAACCTGCGCGACCGCGTCGACCTGATCCCCCTGCACCCGGCCTACCGGGCGCTCTTCGCCGACGGCAGCGGCATCGACGTACACACCGGAGCGGAGGCGATGGAGGCCGAGGTCGAGCGGTTCGCGGGGGCCTCGGAGGCCGCGGGCTACCGGCGGCTGCGCCGGTGGCTGGAACAGCTGTACCGGGCGCAGATGCGGCACTTCATCGACACGAACTTCGACTCGCCCTTCCAGCTGCTGACTCCCGACCTGGCGCGGCTGGCGGCGCTCGGCGGTTTCGGGCGGCTGGACGCGCGGATCGGGCGGTACCTGCGCGACGAGCGACTGCGCCGGGTCTTCTCCTTCCAGTCGCTGTACGCCGGGGTCCCGCCGAAGCAGGCCCTCGCCGCGTACGCCATGATCGCCTACATGGACACCGTCGCCGGCGTGTACTTCCCGCGCGGCGGCATGCACGCCCTGCCGCAGGCCATGGCGGACGCCGCCGCTCAGGC belongs to Streptomyces sp. V3I8 and includes:
- a CDS encoding polyprenyl synthetase family protein, with amino-acid sequence MRSSEAKDHSVAGAASGPHPEPPPPHSEHTRGSAGGVRGCAGGTARPGGGRPGPGRLMEDPRFPQSPPDMDDLHVIDSDVSAAVGRVLEDHLAERVERACALDPVFGRDLAERVARFTLDGGKRMRSRFVWWALRACGGGPREAEAALRVGAALELIQTGALVHDDVMDDARLRRGRPALHVDVAAQYADTVPQALGPRFGEAAAILAGDLSLAWADDLVATVGTAQVAVRDLWSAMRTEMVAGQYLDLHGQATASRSLARAIRAACLKSALYSVERPLALGAALAGADPARGEALCAAGRRVGIAFQLRDDLADVFGDPRRTGKPVGGDIRAGKPTYLVALAQARAEATGDRHGLAVLRRSLGRADLSDSRLEEVRDVLVTTGARAVVEARIERLVTQGMRHLQSVPLEPEGRQRLRDLLHATAGTTPATPSSAAAAPVAPAGAPPGEAPPPGTQDDGTHTSFLLAAGAEGAVR
- a CDS encoding sigma-70 family RNA polymerase sigma factor is translated as MSAQQVTEQALDDIPLWAPAEEHLADEELATRFAEGDEECLAALYRRWGALVYTLAQRSLGDVREAEDVTQTVFLAAWRGRAGFAPDRGALGAWLVGITRRKVADALSARTRRAHLVAAAGARMSVAPTDHDAQAAVLDRVLLGHELAKLPDAQRRVLTLAFYDDLTHTQIAELTGWPLGTVKSHARRGLHRLGNCLQDDGVRGHVE